Proteins co-encoded in one Bacteroidales bacterium genomic window:
- a CDS encoding CapA family protein, with product MVPGSEIKVLITGDLCPLNRIEDLALQNNFQAIFNDYIDVFRNNDLNVTDLECPLTLIKEGRLKTGPHQKANPRCIEILKYAGINLAALANNHIMDYGSKGAEETMNLCHNNGIATTGVGENIAEARKAYEITIRNKKLSILNIADNEFLTATDGSYQANPIVLPTIYYDIVNAKSASDYVILIIHAGNEFYELPSPRTKELYRFLIDSGADAIISNHTHCFSGYEIYKGKPVFYGLGNFIYDWPGKQNTDWNKGYAVKLLLSDSISFELFPLKQGNEIPGVFHLNDQEKSAFLEVLEYRNSIIANDSKLSSAFSEYIHKVTPMYDSFIEPYFGKIYNALRQRHFIPNLLNKRKRLLLLNLTRCEAHRDVLLKILSRDL from the coding sequence ATGGTACCAGGCTCTGAAATCAAAGTACTGATAACCGGAGATTTATGTCCGTTAAACCGGATAGAGGATTTAGCATTACAGAATAATTTCCAGGCTATTTTCAATGATTATATTGATGTGTTCAGAAATAATGATCTGAATGTAACTGATCTGGAATGCCCTTTGACGTTAATTAAGGAAGGAAGATTAAAAACCGGACCACACCAGAAAGCAAATCCGCGATGTATTGAAATATTGAAATACGCCGGTATTAATTTAGCTGCACTGGCCAATAACCATATTATGGACTATGGTTCAAAAGGAGCGGAAGAAACCATGAACCTTTGTCATAACAATGGAATAGCTACAACAGGAGTGGGAGAAAATATTGCTGAAGCACGAAAAGCATATGAAATTACTATCAGGAATAAGAAATTAAGCATATTAAATATTGCGGATAACGAATTTCTCACAGCCACTGATGGCAGCTACCAGGCAAACCCAATAGTTTTACCAACCATATATTATGATATTGTAAATGCAAAATCAGCCAGCGATTATGTTATATTGATAATTCATGCAGGAAATGAATTCTACGAATTGCCGTCACCCAGAACAAAAGAATTATACCGGTTTTTGATAGATTCTGGCGCCGACGCCATTATTTCAAATCATACTCACTGTTTTAGCGGATACGAGATCTATAAAGGAAAGCCCGTTTTTTATGGTCTAGGCAATTTTATTTATGATTGGCCAGGGAAACAAAATACCGACTGGAACAAAGGCTATGCAGTTAAACTTCTGCTCTCCGATTCGATAAGCTTCGAATTATTTCCTCTTAAGCAGGGGAATGAGATCCCGGGGGTGTTTCATTTAAATGACCAGGAAAAAAGCGCATTTTTAGAAGTTTTGGAATACAGAAACAGCATTATCGCTAATGATTCAAAACTCTCATCAGCTTTTTCAGAGTATATTCATAAAGTCACCCCTATGTACGATTCGTTTATAGAACCATATTTTGGAAAAATATATAATGCGCTTCGCCAGCGGCATTTTATTCCTAACCTCCTCAATAAAAGAAA